The DNA window TCGTAAATCCATTGACTAATGAAATTGTAGGCATATGGCCTGCTGGTTTTAATAAATAAGGAGAGAAAAACATGATTAAAGTGATTGGATATTCAACCGATGAAGTGGATCTTTCAACAACATATGATCAATCTGCAAGGGTTCTTAATATTGAATCTAGTTCTATGAATGATGACTGCATTCCTTTTAGAGAATCAACGGGTTGTATGGTTTGGATTGACAAAAATAAAATACCGTGTGAAATTGAATGCATATTCCCAGTAGAAACAAAAGAAAATAATTTAAGAAGTAACATAGAAATTTTTAAAGGAGTACCAAAAATTGAAATAAGTCTTGAAGAAAAACCTATTGAGATTTCATTCGATCATTCACAGCTAATACTTATTTTTAATAAACACAAAGTGCCCAATAAAAAATATTATTCATCGAATTGTTCATTCTATGTTTTTGAAGATGAATTAGTTGCAATTCAATGTATAAATTATAAAAAAGTATAGTTTTAAATATATCATTTTAAAGTAGGGCTAATCGCCTTACTTTATTTTTATGTTAATATATTCTGCGGGTTCGCATAAAATGGGTGTTACCTCCATTGTTAACGCAATAGCAAGAGGCACAGGAGAATGCCTCTGCGGGGAATTACACAGATTCGGTGGAGGCCATGTATAATGCGGGGCTGGAGGACGCCAAAACAGGAGCAACTTCTGCGGAAGGTTCACGGGAGGTAAATCCAGCTGCCAAAACGGTTGAGACAGGTACAACAGAAATAAAGTCAGGTTTAAGCACCGAAAAATCGGGCGCAACCACAACTAAGCAATCAACCGGTGAGGTTAACGCTGAGCTGGAATCTAAACTGGAACCGTTTAAATTGAGTTCGGAAGAACGAGCAGCCGCAGAGGAATATGCCAGAACCGGAAAAGACAGCGCCATTTCCAACGATTTCGCCCGTGACTCTGTTAAGCGAATCATGGATGCCGCGAAGATCATTAAGGAATACAATGGCCAAAACGGGATTGACAGTCGGCAGGGCGAGAGGTATAATGGGAATGGTGAATCACAAAAGGAGGGGGAGTTTTTCTACATTGATGACTGGGATGGATACCCAAGTGAAAATAAACCTTTTGGACCTTTTAGAATAATATATGGAGATGAATATATAGAAGCAAGAAAGCAAGCTAATGCCGCAAATTTAGAATTACATAAGAATAACAGTCAATATGATGGTTTACAAATACATGAAGTACATCCAGTAAAATTCGGTGGAAGCCCAATTGATATTAATAATAAAATAATCCTCACTCCAAAAGAACATGCAAAATATACAACCTATTGGAACAGAATATTAAAAGCAAGGAAGGGAATGACAAATAATGAAAGATAATACTAAGGAGATCATCGAAAAAATAACTAAGAAAGCAGTTAAAAATTTAAAATTTATTGGAATAACAAGTATTCTTCCGGAAAGTTATAAAGAGTTTTTAAGCCTTTATCATGGCTTAAATGGAAGTATTGGGGAAAATTCATATTTACAATTGTGGCCTTTTGAGAATATAGAAGAATCAAATAACGATTATTCAGTCGACGAATTTTTATCAAATATTGTTTTAATAGGTTCTGATGGCGGTGATACAGCATATGGAATAAATAAAAACGGAAAATTTATTGAAGTTCCTTTTATCGGGATGGATGACGACGAAGTTAAAGAAATCGCTAATGATTTCGATGGTTTTATAGAATATCTGTTTAATAAATAAATTATTGTTATTATCTATTTCCATAGCAGGGTAAAATCCCTGCTTATTTTTTATATGAAGTTAGTATTTTAGATGTACAACGCCGGACAAGCTGAAAATCAAGATTCAAGAAGAATAATCTTCTCAAAAGAATTACAATATTTAAATACGATAGGAAAAGAATATGAAAAATTAGCTAAATCAGAATTAATTGAAATCTTGAAAAAAATCCTTATCAGGATTAACTATTA is part of the Oscillospiraceae bacterium genome and encodes:
- a CDS encoding SMI1/KNR4 family protein yields the protein MKDNTKEIIEKITKKAVKNLKFIGITSILPESYKEFLSLYHGLNGSIGENSYLQLWPFENIEESNNDYSVDEFLSNIVLIGSDGGDTAYGINKNGKFIEVPFIGMDDDEVKEIANDFDGFIEYLFNK